One segment of Erigeron canadensis isolate Cc75 chromosome 2, C_canadensis_v1, whole genome shotgun sequence DNA contains the following:
- the LOC122588243 gene encoding uncharacterized protein LOC122588243 translates to MNLFPRLVALDMDKQCLVSERRDGSGWLWKWRRPLKYSRECDQVNQLISRLPSGIVSEERDKWLWNSHGKNKFFVAQVRKSIDHHCLPIDVNMKTNWNSLVPKKVNIFIWRMRRNCIPTNVNLFARGVDVNTLDANTTLW, encoded by the coding sequence CGCTTGATATGGATAAACAGTGTCTTGTTAGCGAGCGACGTGATGGCTCCGGATGGCTGTGGAAATGGCGAAGACCTTTAAAGTATTCTAGAGAATGTGACCAGGTTAATCAACTTATTAGTAGACTTCCAAGTGGGATTGTTAGTGAGGAACGGGATAAGTGGCTTTGGAATTCACATGGCAAGAATAAATTCTTTGTTGCCCAAGTTCGTAAATCGATCGATCATCATTGCCTCCCGATTGATGTTAATATGAAAACTAATTGGAACTCCTTAGTCCCAAAGAAAGTCAACATTTTTATCTGGAGAATGAGACGAAACTGCATCCCCACGAATGTGAACCTTTTTGCTAGAGGTGTTGACGTGAATACCTTAGATGCCAACACTACCCTTTGGTAG